AAATATGAGAAACATGATCCAAGTAATGGTATCCAATAATATCTAATCTAACTGTGCATATTTTcaaattttaaaattttataGTGCCCAAACATAAATTTAAAAATCTTTATACGGCAAcaagtttccattttctttatttcgatgGAAAGCAAAATTTTTTAGTGTTCAGAATCCATAATATAATTTAGTCTGGTTCTGTTTTCCATCTCGATATTTTGAGTATTTAGTGGCGCCGTTGGTGAGAAACAAACACTTTATCACGGATCCCGCTCTGCTATTTGTACACCCGGTAAGGTTTTTATATTGCGGGTGTTAGTCAAACTATTTATCACGTCAAAAACTGCAGTGCATTCTAGTCTGgctgccttctttcttttttcgattttcaaaatgatatACGATACGTAAATATCTGGCAACTGCAGCCCcaaattcctccctccctccctccctctttgcaCATCAAGATTTAAGCCACACCGCcttgtgtttccagacccagagagtgaagcaaaggcaGAATTAATCACGAGAATGTATAAATAACCTCAAATAAAGCGATGGTTGTATATATCTCCATTAAGAGCGGTTGTATCTCCGTCCTGAGCCCCCCACATCCCTGTTCAGAGCCCCAAACCCGCTCAGAGCCCCCCACCCTAGCTCACCGCTGCAACCATCGGACCCAAACaaacttccctcctccctcccctccattgcCGCGGTTTTCTGGGCATTTCCGTGTATATTccagaataaaggagaaaattgtagcagtgggaagaaagaatgagaaatgggagtgagtgaggcagttttagtggtggtggcagtaatggtggtagtagcagtagtagtagttattgttagattaccattagtgtgtgtgtgtgtgtgtgtgtgtgtgtgtgtgtgtgtgtccacctaaCCCTTTTACCACCGCTGTTTGTAACCTGCGAAGTCTTTATTTTAACCAATTTcggctaatttttttttattttattaagaCTACAAAACAAGTGGCGTTGTTTTAATTGTATGGCACATCTTCTTTTGATCACAGACCACCCTGaggcatttctttttcctctactcCCACCTCTAGATGTTATAAGCTAGCCACAAGAAGGTTCTTTTAGTTCTCTTTCACTCATGTAAGACTATATAGATGCCTGGAGAAAAGAGATTGTAATGTGTCTTCAGGTAGATGTCGAAATGAAAGAGTTGCAAGAGGACAAAGGAAGCAGTGCTGAGACTCGTGAAGTGTCGTGGTGATGTGTCTTGGTGAAGTGTCCTACGAATGTGAGTTCTTGGGTATTCTGTCCTCAGCACTACCTGGCCATGATCGGCGGCACCATCGCCAAGCCAATCATCCTCGCCACGTTTCTCTGCATCGAGGAAGATGACCCAGCCCGCGGTGCCCTGGTCTCGTCCATCATCTTCGTGTCCGGCCTGGTCACCATCTTGCAGACCACGATAGGAGTCAGGTGAGTTCTGCCACAAGATGGGCCCCCGTTATATCGAGCAGCACTACAAGTTCTCTGTGATAAAGTCCAGCAAAGTCATTATTTTTCCAGTACATATCGTATAATTTCGAGAGATGGAGCACATACTTCTCCACATCAATGTGAAACAATGTaacaatttcttcattttccatatttcatttGAAAGACGTACTGAGAGCCTTTTCATTGTCGCAGAAATGTTTATGTGATCGTAATTCAAGTGTTGTCTCTGCCTCTATGTATGGTTCACTGCTTTTTTGTTTGATAACTATTGATGcgtttactatttttttaaatgaaatatatgtatatgtagaaTGTTTTACTCAAGACATAATACATATATGAAACGTGTAGATCGCATACCAAAGTACAAGTTGACTCTTGTAGATCACGTTGGCTGTGTAGATCGTATACCAATGTAGCACCCAAGAATCCAATAATAATGTTAACGCAAGCATCGCGTCCCTGATCAAATGCCTCACCGAGAGTCTCCCTCAGTCAGGTCATGGCACCCATTGTCTGCTGCTTAATTCATCATGCTGGCTTGGCGGAGTCGGAAGAACAATTGCATAATGATGAGAACATTCTTATAAGGTCTAAGGATGTGAGCGTGAGGGTTCAGGGCGCTAGTAGATAAGATCACTTCAGCCTTCCCGCAGTTCACAGGGAGTCTCGGAGTGTATTGGACAACACTTTTCACTCGGGAATTGTACgtaatacacaaatacaaaTGTCACGATATAAACTACGTGCAGTCCTGTATCTCATCAGAGTGTGAGCCCTGTGCAGTGTGTCACTATATAAACTACGTGCAGTCCTTACCCCATCAGAGTGAGAGCCCTGTTCGGTGTGTCAGGTAGCGGCGAGCATTGTGCATGTCGTCTTTTTGGCAAATCAAGTTTTTTCAGGGAGTGGACTATGCAACACGAGCTTTGTTTCCTTACAGACTCCCCATCATCCAGGGAGGAAACTTCGCGTACGTGGTGCCCATTATCGTCCTTCTGAACACGTCCTTCAAGCCGTGCAGTCAAGTCTCCATGGCCAACATGACTGTGCCGGAGAAGCAGGAGCTGTGGCAGGTGCGCATGCGTGCCATCCAGGGTGCCATCACCATGTCGGCGTTGATGCAAGTCATCGTGGGCTTCACTGGTGAGtcgctgctcctgctgctcgtCACGGCGAGTTCTGGCGGGAAAATATGGAcggttttgtttgtatttcgtATCAGTTtctatgtttatctatttagcAATTTATATGATCGCTCACATCTCTCTACTGAATGCAAATCTGAGAGTAATAATGTTTTCTTGTAAGTATTATGaaacatctttccttttttaagtCATTCATTACTGAgaatttttaccacgagttttgggtgtgattagacgattttatttacatttggaagtgtctatggaagtcagaagattaatggtccagtcttcactattttgatcccccacatgagtttctgaagctatataaaatcgcctaatagtaaccagaataaatatgtcatggtagtgaaggggttagttAACAGTTGTACATCCTTCCTGTTATATTGGAACCAGTGCTGTGAGAAGGCACCAAGAAATAAGGGAATTATGTATACCACTCGAGGaacggagaggaagagtgaggtaCACTGATAGTCATGTTGCAGAAGCCGCTGATCACGAGTCACCGTTTTCTATCTCAGGGTTCAGAggaatactactacaactcaaagaacgagaaaaaaaattactgaggTATACCAGTAGTCATGTCACAGAGAGCGCTGACAATGAAGCACTTGTTTGGTTCGTATTGTCAAACacctctgtgcttcacctccactgtttcaagagggtttatttaaatttacacgagtttttattttttaaagtgtttttacgggtctagaggcagactgacagaagttctacattattaactggaaaaacactcttgaaaatcccgctagttATCTCAGTGTCTTtacaaaatagtcgtggtgagagagcaaagcgtttctgaatacggaccttttCTGTTACAGGTATCATAGGGATCTTGCTGCGGTGGATCACGCCCCTCACTGTGGTGCCGACTGTGACGCTGGTGGGCCTCTCGCTCTTTGACGTGGCCTCCCTCAAGGGGTCTGAGCACTGGGGATTCACCATCATGtgagtactactgctgcttcctTATGGCTCCGTGTTCTTAAATGTTTTGGCCTTTCAGAATGTTTTAGACAAATTTAAGGATGAAGATGATAGATAGAACATGCTGACCTGACAGTTtgttgcagcttcctttatgttTTATTGTTCTTAATTCTCCTTCGTTCTCCGTCAGGGTGATCTGTTTGACCATCGTTTTCTCCCAGCACATGCGTGACGTCACTCTGCCCTTCCCAATGTACAAGCCAGGAAAGGGATACTACACCATCCCGTGCCAGCCCTTTAAGACACTCTCCGTAAGTGACGCGGAGATTGAGACTGCTTTggaccatattttgaaacatgtGCCGCACCTCTATAACATTGAGAAAGGATCTAATTGAAGTTACTCTgtgttttgaggatgtttttttttatttgcttttttttattattgtagtgacagattaacaaaatttatatttcatcaaaacgagaaacagtcttgagaacccgactTACCATTTCTAGCCAAAATCCTTACTGAAGAACCACTAGATCAcagaaaacactcttgatagCAGGAAAAACCCATAGTAGAAACGTGATTGGAGGTGAAAGCCTTTAAGAATATAGTACTAGGGACGTGTACACCTTTACTTACCGAGTGATATACAGAACAATGGAAACTCTATAGAAATCATGATATACGTGGTGGCGGGCGTGGAAATTTTGGGGAACACTGACCATGGTTCCTCCAGTCCGTAGTAGAGATGATAGACTGGGAACAATAGCCAATATGTATAGAGATTaaaatgaaggtggtggtggtggtggtgttgacagcTCCTCCTCGCTGCGCTGATCACGTGGGGCCTGTGTGCCATCCTCACTGTCACTGACGTCCTGCCAGAGGGTTCCGGCGCCAGGACAGACAAGGCCAACACTCTGATTGAAGCCACACCCTGGATTCGCTTCCCCTACCCTGGTATGTAAAGTCATCTaccgtaaaaacacacacacatactctctctctctctctctctctctctctctctctctctctctctctctctctctctctctctctctctctctctctctctctctctctctctctctctctctctctctctctctctctctctctctctctctctctctctctctctcctcagcccATATTCCGAAATACATTCTCTActcctccacacctccactactttcacgGAGCTTTACTCGAAGTGTGACAtgggttttgaagagtgtttttacggttctagtgatagtttaacaatgCATCTGTATTATTTAGAGAAGCACTTTTAAGAACCTGACCAGcagtctttgtggcctttgaaaatggtcgtggtaagagagcaaagcgtttcagaatacgggtccTCCTTTATAACATGTATCCAGTAGTCAAGTCACTTTCTATCTGATGATGCCTGAACAGAACAGGAGTAATGTGTATTGTCTCCTTCGGCAGGGCAGTGGGGGCTTCCGACGCCGACTGTTGCGGGCACCATGGGCATGATGGCTGCTGTATTTGCCTCCATCATTGAGAGCATCGGCGACTACTACGCCTGCGCCAGGGTGGTGGGTGAGTTGGGatcaaagacgaaaaaaagaaaaaaaggaaaaaaagtcccCTGAGGCTCCAGTCCCTATAAGGAGAGTCAGAGAGATTATCCAGAAATGGAGGATAAGCGCCTTGTAGCTTCTCTCTTGAAAAAGTTCATGACAGATTCACTTAACGTATTAGTAAGTCAGTTAACCTGCCACACTcattttcattgtgttttgtgtttttatcagtttttgacTCTCCTATGCTGAAAGCGTAACAAAAGTTGATGACTGATAGATTCTCAGCATTTCAAAGCATTCATCATCAATTGAAAACACTGAATGCAGTGGAAGTGAGTGTGGTGTATCATACTCCGCTTTTGACGAGGACTACACGCCGGGAATTTGATGACATTGCAGATATTTTGTCTCACTCATTCAGGAGTTCGAGATTCGTATTTCAAAATATTTTGCTCCCACAAAGGCTATTTCCTATTGTGATAAAGATGAATTATTCTTGTATTACAattatgaaaacatccttgaaaacctcagTTACTTTCATTGGAATCGTTTAAAGTAGTTGGGTCAAAATAGCAACATGTCTGAGAATGATGTCGCCGCAGGTTACGTAACACAAGATGGATATCGCAAGTGTGAGGAGCAGCCAGTGCACAAGTGTTTCTCACCTGTGTCACAGCCATAAGTGGGGAATGTAATAGATCTAAGCCGTAATGGAGATGCAAAGatccttgaccccttcagtactgagacggatttttaccttgatatttatgtACGATTCGATCATTtcattgacactaggaagggtctgtggaggtcagaaggtttatggccacagtctttactattttaatcccccatataagtttcagaaattataaaatcacaaacagttagcggaatgaatatggaaacgtgttctgctactgaagggattaaagattATCACAGGAGCTGACACTAACTGAGACTCAATGTTAAAGGCAATGCTCTTTGTTGTGTTCAGGAGTTCGATCCCTGGCGAATATATCCCGCCCTTAGATCAAGTCTCAGTGTTTTTATGAAGTGCAGTGTCATTCTCCTAACAGTTCACCCTTCCTTTTAATTTGTTAAGTGGATGTCtgggaaagaaaactaaactgTTAAAGCTCAGATCACAGTGGTCACTTGTTCCTGGGTAAGCAATGTCACCAACCACAGACTCAAATGCTAATGAGACGCAGATGAGCAGCATAACCGTTACCTTTATATGATTTCCTACTTAACATGCCTGGCCTCAAACCACTTGTGTAGCCTTGCACCAGGGCACAACCTGAACAAAGTCACTGCACTGATATGCTGGACAATTAACCAGAAACTTCAAAAACCTACGTAGTAGGTAGGACCTCTACCTAGTTACAGTTATTAAGAGAAGATTGGTGCATTCCTAACAAGACTTTATTTTCATACAGGATGCAAGCAGCCTCCTTCCCATGCCATCAATCGAGGCATTGGTGTGGAGGGCATCGGCTGCTTGCTGGCTGGGCTCTTCGGCACGGGAAGCGGGACCACCTCCTATTCGGGCAACATTGGTATTCTCTCCATCACCAAGGTAAAGGCgctgttaatcccttcaatactgagatgcatttttactttgatttttgggtatgattagattattttatttccattaggaagggtctatggaggtcaaaaaattATTGGCCAGAgtgttcactattctaattccaacctatgtttctgaatctgtataaaatcgccaaatagtaaccagaattaatacgaaaacgcgtcctgAAGAGATTACTCTAGTAAGTGAGAGAAGTAGACCtataaccccttgagtaccatgacgcgtttccatatatattctgcttatcatttggtgattttataaagcttcagacacttatatggggattaggatagtgaagactggccattaatcttctgacttctatagacccttcctaatttagATAAAATAGTCCAATCATACTCAAAGACAAGGTAGAAAATACGTTTCAGTGCTGATTGGCTAAAGAtataaagagttagccaaaagtctgggacaaatgcaAAAATATACCTGGAGACAACTCGTACGTGGCGCCAATCCCTTGCTCTGTGGAAGCAGCAAAAAGATATTAATCTGTTCTTTGGTTGCAGGTAGCCAGCCGGCGGGTGATCCAGTACAGCGGCCTCATCATGCTGGTGTGCGGTGTGGTGGCTAAAGTGGGCGCCATCTTCGTCACTATTCCTGCACCTGTCATTGCCGGCATCTTCTACATCAAGTTTTCCATGATTACTGCGGTGGGGATAGCGACCCTCCAGTACATCGATTTCAACTCCTCCAGGAACCTCTTCATCCTtggtttctctattttcttcggTCTCTCCTTCccaaaggtaagaaaaaaaaaatgctctgcTTGATGCTACAGTAATACTCCCCTCGGGCacttcattaaccctttcaatgctggaacacattttttccttgagatttgtgtatgattagactattttgttGACaataagaagggtttatggaggtcagaagattaattgccacagtcttcactattttaattcccacacaagtttctaaagctgtataaaatccccaaatatggtactgagggggttaataGTTAGATTGTTTTACGTTGTCACTATTAGATTCTGTACTGACTTACCTCATGTGGAAGtggaatgatgagtgaaattCAAATGGAAATGAGATACCAACACTATTGTTCTCCCCATCTTCTCTATCTGGCAGTGGTTTGAGGTGAACCCAAATGCCATTCAGACTGGAGTGGCGATGCTGGATCAAACCATTGCTGTGCTGCTGCAGACCTCCATGTTCCTCGGAGGACTAATTGGCCTCATCCTCGATAACACCATTCCAGGTAGGCCGAGATCTGAGAAAGGGTGCCCATagttattgtctttattttcagtgTTTCGTCTTCCaagttctcattttctttagttcATGTGTTCTTATACCTATCTCtgttatagtctgtctactctaaagtggctcctgggtctcagtttgaatagtgtcccagggaatgcgtggttgtcagatcttgaggaaaaccgtgagctatccttgtaataagtgtgttgatcaacagaaaacaagtattattctcATAAAGTCAACTACGATATCAATGAGCTACAATGTGTTTTagatccaggagccattttagagtagacagactacaGTTGTATTGCTTTCTTGTATAACTTCCTTGGTGTTCTTGTGTGTTTATATCGTCATCACGGTGTCCAAGTGTGCTGACTGAAACTCTCCCACCAGGCACAGACGAGGAACGAGGCATCCTGCACTGGAACGGAAAGTTGTCTGAAGATAAACAACACAAAGATTCGCAGATCTGCTCTCCCTCCTTTGAGACATCATCAATACTATCATCATCCTTTTACTCATCCCCATATGATTTCCCCTACGGCATGGATCTCATTAGAAGGTACGGTCAACTGTTGAAAGTGGTCGACATCAAACACTTGCACGTTTGGGAATAAatttgatgtaaataaaatctcaCATTATGGATGCATGAAGAAAAAGCCATGTATAATGTGGAATCTTATCTTCATTTCAGTGCTAAGTGGCTTCGTTACGTCCCATTCTGCCCTGTGTATGAAGGATTTAAGAGGCGGAGTTCTCGAAGTGAGGAGAGTTCATCGCAAGAGTCTTGTTAAAGTAGACTCTATTTTGTAGACGTGTCATCTTGAGGAGGAGGCCCCGCCAGAGAGCAGCAGCATCCCTGACTCAGCATCtgtgtataatgtgtgtgttatCGTAATGATAGAACTAAGGAGATAAAAAGCCCATAATGTTTACAATAGAATGTACAAATACCATATAAAGTACCAAGGAACAAAAACGTTAAGGATAACCAAAGCAGTGCACACTAATGAGATTACTTAAGTACTTAGCAGTATTAACAAAGAGTGACAGTACACAAATAATAGTACGATGGTTGGAGTGTCACCGACCAGAGCTGCGAGAGGATCAGCTGCAGAAATGAAGCAGTGGTTCTCCGCATCACATCCGTCCCACTAAAAAAGCTGGTCTGTTTATCCTCGCAACATCATAAAATAGCAAGTAATCCATCTTCCTCTATTTAATCTCTTTAACGGTATggtgcgttttcatattcattcggcttactatttggtgattttatacagcttcagaaacttaagtggtgattacaatagtgaagattctaccgattaatattctaccctccatagacactttctaatgtaaacaaaatcgtctaatcatacccagaactcatgataaaaacgtgtcctagtactgaatggTTTAATCTCATCGCCCAAGTCTTCGGGAGCATATTGAGAcagatttcattctttttaaacactacactcgaccctcgaaacaacggacaaatgcgtgcacgaccctgtctGTAGATTGtaaaagtccgttctttgcaaaaatacgtaaaaaactgtataaaatgtacgtaaaatactgtgtaatcattaagaaatcattcaagcagtattacaaagcattaagtacaacaaataacctgaaatagatgacatgagcatggtCAGTTTAATAGATATTAATAAACAATTCAGAAAACGAAGTTCTCTCACCTTAATACaccacctaccggacaataatttgccgggaacggaaAATCGCGCTCATTTTGatattcgtccgtagattaaaccggaatccagaatttgtccgtagtttccgaaatccgttgatggaggtccgttgtttcgagggtcgagtgtatatgGTATTTCCTTAATAATTTTAATCACCATTGATCTGACTATTTCATAAACTTTCATCGCTTTACTGTTACTGTCCTGTACATTTCAACCCAAACTCTTCCTCACCGTTTCCAAACACTTCAGCTTGTCATGACTcgctccttgtttttttttttttttgtcccacgTTACTGTCCCGCCTTGGTGTCATATGCCCTTAGCTGCCTTTGCTGTCTGgattcactcactcgctcgctcgctgAATCACGTCACGTTCAATGCGGGTGAATCCAATAGAAGCACTCAAGGTCGCGTCCCATTATCCAGTTGCGCTTCAACAATTCCACCTCATTCGCTCCCTCCATGCACCCAGCTTCAccacatacacactctctctctctctctctctctctctctctctctctctctctctctctctctctctctctctatctcatttacaacacttcacttcttccttcatattaTTGTAtcttcccttacacacacacacacacacacacacacacacactgtcacggATATTCTTGTACTAAAATAACTATAGTTTCTAATTTGACAACTGACTCTTGTTTGGGATTAATGACAATGTATACCAGAATAGATCCTTCCCCGTCCCCAGAGAGTGCTGTTATTGGGGGGActgttatttttcgtttttaattgtatttcttttactaCTCGTCGGCTACACTAAGCAGTTCTCATAAGGTGTTCGTCTGCAAGCCACTCCATTCGCTCCGAGATTAGTTGTCCAGTGGTAGGAGTATGAAAAAGTAGTCCCACTTATATTGTATTCTTAATCCCTTTAATattatgacgtgtttccatattcattctgcttgctatttggtgattctgtacagcttcagaaactcatgtggggtattgaaatagtgaagactgtggccattaatattctgaccttcatagacccttcctaatgtcaataaaatggtctaatcgtactcaagtctcaaggtaagaatgtgtcccagtattgaaggcgttAATAGGTAGGATCGATACTCCTGCATGGTGTTCTGATGGTTACTttgttgtgtatatgtgtaaaaaaaaaaaacgccattaatcttctggcctccatagacacttcctaatgtcaataaaatggtctaatcgtacactagcctcaaggtaaaaatgtgtcccagtactgaaggcgttaatagGTAAGATCGATACTCCTGCATGGTGTTCTGATGGTTACTTTGTTGTGTatataaatgtaaaaagaatattgttgttattactcgTGTGTTTGCATGAATAATCCTTGTGATACAGTGATGTTAGTGATACAGTTTGTAGTATACTTAAGccctgtctatttgtttatcccAGGCGCTTCCTACCTTTAAGTCTCAATCTTCATTATTTAGCGCAATATCGTGGCTTTTCCaggtatatataaataatgcCAGAA
The window above is part of the Portunus trituberculatus isolate SZX2019 chromosome 38, ASM1759143v1, whole genome shotgun sequence genome. Proteins encoded here:
- the LOC123515041 gene encoding solute carrier family 23 member 1-like, with translation MAPLESRKDDTADGALYNGHMLTQDHQAPPPPNPSEDLLYGIEDAPPWYLSLFYGFQHYLAMIGGTIAKPIILATFLCIEEDDPARGALVSSIIFVSGLVTILQTTIGVRLPIIQGGNFAYVVPIIVLLNTSFKPCSQVSMANMTVPEKQELWQVRMRAIQGAITMSALMQVIVGFTGIIGILLRWITPLTVVPTVTLVGLSLFDVASLKGSEHWGFTIMVICLTIVFSQHMRDVTLPFPMYKPGKGYYTIPCQPFKTLSLLLAALITWGLCAILTVTDVLPEGSGARTDKANTLIEATPWIRFPYPGQWGLPTPTVAGTMGMMAAVFASIIESIGDYYACARVVGCKQPPSHAINRGIGVEGIGCLLAGLFGTGSGTTSYSGNIGILSITKVASRRVIQYSGLIMLVCGVVAKVGAIFVTIPAPVIAGIFYIKFSMITAVGIATLQYIDFNSSRNLFILGFSIFFGLSFPKWFEVNPNAIQTGVAMLDQTIAVLLQTSMFLGGLIGLILDNTIPGTDEERGILHWNGKLSEDKQHKDSQICSPSFETSSILSSSFYSSPYDFPYGMDLIRSAKWLRYVPFCPVYEGFKRRSSRSEESSSQESC